Proteins encoded by one window of Streptomyces uncialis:
- a CDS encoding amino acid ABC transporter permease — MTVALPTADSGSPHHAPRESNALYDIPGPRTRHRHRIYGLISTAVLLALIGWILYLLFDTGQFTATKWTPFEYKGIQELLLRGLGNTLKAFGIAAVLSLVLGALLATGRLSDHAPVRWLSTLIVEFFRAMPVLVMIFFIFVALKVQPLPALVAGLTLYNGSVLAEVFRSGVNAVERGQGEAAFALGMRKTQVMSYVLVPQAARAMLPAIISQLVVALKDTSLGYLITYEEFLHAGKLIASNLDYDLPFIPVVMVISPIYIGMCMLLSWFAHWVARRQRRNPRTEAVDIAPPEPGTLLPGGNPPAAPRG, encoded by the coding sequence GTGACCGTCGCTCTGCCCACCGCCGACAGCGGCTCCCCGCACCACGCGCCCCGGGAGTCGAACGCCCTCTACGACATCCCCGGCCCCCGGACCCGCCACCGGCACCGGATCTACGGCCTGATCTCGACGGCCGTCCTGCTCGCCCTGATCGGCTGGATCCTCTACCTCCTCTTCGACACCGGACAGTTCACCGCCACCAAGTGGACGCCGTTCGAGTACAAGGGCATCCAGGAACTGCTGCTGCGGGGCCTCGGCAACACCCTGAAGGCGTTCGGGATCGCCGCCGTGCTGTCCCTGGTGCTCGGCGCGCTGCTCGCCACCGGCCGGCTCTCCGACCACGCGCCCGTGCGCTGGCTGTCCACGCTGATCGTGGAGTTCTTCCGCGCGATGCCCGTCCTGGTGATGATCTTCTTCATCTTCGTGGCGCTGAAGGTGCAGCCGCTGCCCGCGCTGGTCGCCGGGCTCACCCTGTACAACGGCAGTGTGCTCGCGGAGGTCTTCCGCTCCGGCGTCAACGCGGTCGAACGCGGCCAGGGGGAGGCGGCGTTCGCGCTCGGGATGCGCAAGACGCAGGTCATGTCGTACGTCCTGGTGCCGCAGGCCGCGCGGGCGATGCTGCCCGCGATCATCAGCCAGCTCGTGGTGGCCCTCAAGGACACCTCGCTGGGATATCTGATCACCTATGAGGAGTTCCTCCACGCCGGGAAGCTGATCGCGTCGAACCTCGACTACGATCTGCCCTTCATCCCGGTCGTGATGGTGATCTCACCGATCTACATCGGGATGTGCATGCTGCTGTCCTGGTTCGCCCACTGGGTGGCCCGCCGGCAGCGCCGCAATCCCAGGACGGAGGCCGTCGACATCGCACCGCCCGAGCCAGGGACGCTGCTGCCGGGCGGGAATCCCCCCGCCGCTCCCCGGGGCTGA
- a CDS encoding amino acid ABC transporter permease, producing the protein MNVLTSNFDTYAKGFLGTVELTVYSSALALLLGFVMASFRVAPVGSLRAFGTVWVAVLRNTPLTLLFFAVLLGLPRFGLVLPFQVFAVLALGCYTSAFICEALRSGINTVPKGQGEAARSLGMTFAQTLTLVVLPQAFRSVIPPVGSTLIALAKNSAIAGAFSVTELLGTYKTLSELGYNIVWTFIWIAVGYLIITLTISALFNLMERHWGVVR; encoded by the coding sequence TTGAACGTACTGACAAGCAATTTCGACACCTACGCCAAGGGATTCCTCGGCACCGTCGAACTCACCGTCTACTCCTCCGCGCTCGCCCTGCTGCTCGGCTTCGTGATGGCGTCGTTCCGGGTGGCCCCCGTCGGATCGCTGCGCGCCTTCGGCACCGTATGGGTGGCCGTACTGCGCAACACCCCGCTCACCCTGCTGTTCTTCGCGGTCCTCCTCGGACTGCCGCGCTTCGGGCTCGTCCTGCCCTTCCAGGTGTTCGCGGTCCTCGCGCTCGGCTGCTACACCTCCGCGTTCATCTGCGAGGCGCTGCGCTCCGGCATCAACACCGTGCCCAAGGGGCAGGGCGAGGCCGCCCGCAGCCTGGGGATGACCTTCGCGCAGACCCTCACCCTGGTCGTGCTGCCGCAGGCGTTCCGGTCGGTGATCCCGCCGGTCGGCTCCACCCTGATCGCCCTCGCCAAGAACTCCGCGATCGCGGGCGCCTTCAGCGTCACCGAACTCCTCGGCACATACAAGACGCTCAGCGAACTCGGCTACAACATCGTCTGGACATTCATCTGGATCGCCGTCGGCTATCTGATCATCACACTCACCATCAGCGCCCTGTTCAACCTGATGGAACGCCACTGGGGGGTCGTCCGGTGA
- a CDS encoding glutamate ABC transporter substrate-binding protein — protein sequence MTPRGTPRALRPTAVLLLLLAALAVLTAACGKDGSPPVKGPEAGALPTYEVDKDFTLPGSPTWERAKRRGYLTVGAKEDQPYLGEKDPASGAYSGFDIEIARMMSASLGFAPATLRFRTIASANRETALQNGQIDFYVGTYTINDNRKKLVGFAGPYYLAGQGLLVRADENDIKGPQDLAGKRVCSAAGSTPYQRIQKDYPKADLVAYDTYSVCVDNLLTYQVDAVTTDDAILIGYAAKVPEELKVVGKPFSQEPYGIGVPKNDNALRFALDDALAAREKNGDWKKAYQATLGLSGVPAPEPPAIDRYPAS from the coding sequence ATGACACCCCGGGGGACCCCCCGCGCACTCCGCCCGACCGCCGTCCTCCTCCTGCTGCTGGCCGCCCTGGCCGTCCTCACCGCCGCCTGCGGCAAGGACGGCAGCCCGCCCGTGAAGGGCCCCGAGGCGGGAGCCCTGCCCACGTACGAGGTCGACAAGGACTTCACCCTGCCCGGCTCACCGACCTGGGAACGCGCCAAGAGACGCGGATATCTCACCGTCGGCGCCAAGGAGGACCAGCCCTACCTCGGCGAGAAGGACCCGGCGAGCGGCGCGTACTCCGGCTTCGACATCGAGATCGCACGGATGATGTCCGCCTCCCTCGGCTTCGCCCCCGCCACCCTCCGCTTTCGCACCATCGCCTCCGCCAACCGCGAGACGGCGCTCCAGAACGGCCAGATCGACTTCTACGTCGGCACCTACACCATCAACGACAACCGCAAGAAGCTCGTCGGCTTCGCGGGCCCCTACTACCTCGCCGGACAGGGCCTGCTGGTCCGCGCCGACGAGAACGACATCAAGGGCCCCCAGGACCTCGCGGGCAAGCGCGTCTGCTCGGCGGCCGGCTCCACCCCGTACCAGCGCATCCAGAAGGACTACCCGAAGGCCGACCTCGTCGCGTACGACACCTACTCGGTGTGCGTCGACAACCTGCTGACCTACCAGGTCGACGCGGTCACCACCGACGACGCGATCCTCATCGGCTACGCCGCCAAGGTCCCCGAGGAACTCAAGGTCGTCGGCAAGCCCTTCTCCCAGGAGCCGTACGGCATCGGCGTCCCCAAGAACGACAACGCGCTGCGCTTCGCCCTCGACGACGCACTCGCCGCCCGGGAGAAGAACGGCGACTGGAAGAAGGCGTACCAGGCGACCCTCGGTCTGTCCGGGGTCCCCGCGCCCGAGCCGCCCGCCATCGACCGCTATCCGGCGAGCTGA
- a CDS encoding amino acid ABC transporter ATP-binding protein — protein MAVDPLIELRDVNKYYGTAHVLKDIDLTVGKGEVVVVIGPSGSGKSTLCRTINRLETIESGSIRLDGRPLPEEGKSLARLRTEVGMVFQSFNLFAHKTVLQNIALAQIKVRGRRREQAEQRARELLDRVGLADQADKFPAQLSGGQQQRVAIARALAMDPKALLFDEPTSALDPEMINEVLEVMRQLAHDGMTMVVVTHEMGFARSAANRVVFMADGRIVEDRTPEDFFTHPESDRAKDFLSKILKH, from the coding sequence ATGGCCGTCGATCCGTTGATCGAACTGCGTGACGTGAACAAGTACTACGGGACGGCGCATGTCCTCAAGGACATCGACCTGACCGTCGGCAAGGGGGAGGTGGTCGTCGTCATCGGCCCGTCAGGGTCCGGCAAATCCACGCTGTGCAGAACCATCAACCGGCTGGAGACGATCGAGTCCGGCTCGATCCGGCTCGACGGCCGCCCGCTGCCCGAGGAGGGCAAGTCCCTCGCGCGGCTCCGGACCGAGGTCGGCATGGTCTTCCAGTCGTTCAACCTCTTCGCCCACAAGACCGTCCTCCAGAACATCGCCCTGGCCCAGATCAAGGTGCGCGGACGCCGCCGGGAACAGGCCGAGCAGCGGGCCAGGGAACTGCTGGACCGGGTCGGTCTCGCCGACCAGGCCGACAAGTTCCCCGCCCAGCTCTCCGGCGGCCAGCAGCAGCGCGTGGCCATCGCCCGCGCCCTCGCCATGGACCCCAAGGCGCTCCTGTTCGACGAGCCGACCTCGGCGCTCGACCCGGAGATGATCAACGAAGTGCTGGAGGTCATGCGCCAGCTCGCCCATGACGGCATGACCATGGTCGTCGTCACCCATGAGATGGGCTTCGCCCGCTCCGCCGCCAACCGCGTCGTGTTCATGGCCGACGGCCGGATCGTCGAGGACCGCACCCCGGAGGACTTCTTCACCCACCCGGAGAGCGACCGCGCCAAGGACTTCCTCTCCAAGATCCTGAAGCACTGA
- a CDS encoding DUF6278 family protein, whose product MKIPFVDKWRNRRPGSHGQGLARVFEDDPGAVAELFAECELLRSQASGAGLELDDTAASLTDLDQLLPRWRDDPEALPWLGNDAGLYLGTVIIRTVPGASWWVWPGGRPVVRLASGREIPVVEAGLEWAVHGAPGLSQVYAEAAEF is encoded by the coding sequence ATGAAGATCCCTTTCGTGGACAAGTGGCGCAATCGGCGGCCCGGCTCACACGGCCAGGGGCTCGCGAGGGTGTTCGAGGACGATCCCGGGGCGGTGGCGGAACTGTTCGCCGAGTGCGAGCTGCTGCGCTCGCAGGCGAGCGGCGCCGGACTCGAACTGGACGACACGGCGGCGTCGTTGACCGACCTCGACCAGTTGCTGCCGCGCTGGCGCGATGACCCGGAGGCGCTGCCGTGGCTCGGCAACGACGCGGGTCTGTATCTCGGCACGGTCATCATCCGTACGGTCCCCGGCGCCTCCTGGTGGGTGTGGCCCGGCGGGCGGCCCGTGGTGCGGCTCGCGTCGGGGCGGGAGATCCCGGTCGTCGAGGCGGGTCTTGAGTGGGCGGTGCACGGCGCCCCCGGTCTGTCGCAGGTCTACGCGGAGGCGGCCGAGTTCTGA
- a CDS encoding GDSL-type esterase/lipase family protein, which translates to MSPVEGPGRRWRNRTAAVLLTVVTAVTPLTPGTIPGPPGTAAAAGRTPVPEASRAPLPLEHLFDNRGISDDDRPQYADLDGSGASLSAGDLAAAGWTPGRTMTVAGAPLTWPRPVDGGFDNVRADGQAVRVTGQGDALVLLVTGTRGTATGDGTVRYRDGLRTPYRLTAPDWRGGPLATKAVALPHVNKPSGRLTERAKLYAVTVPLVPGREIASVTLPRDGSGADLHVFAIGVRPSTTGWTGSWATSTGTYAKVGPWTDRTLRLVVRTSAGGPRLRVRLDNTFAPEPVRIGAASVAVRDAGATPRDKPVPLAFGGADGTEIPAGAQVFSDPLPFDVPPGTDLLVSFHLPGTVRAAPLHRESARTSYLGGAGDRTGTTDPAAFPEEITTWPLLTGVDVGGGPGSVVVIGDSITDASEANRDTDLRWTDHLTARLHNRPRAPRHGVLNQGISANRVLTDRYPGDGVSKDSSGVSVLSRLDRDALAQTSARTLVVFQGVNDLRWGATAGEVLAGLREVAGRARARGLRVVVATLTPCGGEKRCTAAVDTERRAVNDALRAEPGPPFDAVLDFDRVLRDPEQPSRMAPRYDSGDHLHPGDAGMAALADSVDLRELRH; encoded by the coding sequence ATGAGCCCAGTGGAAGGGCCCGGCAGACGGTGGCGGAACCGTACGGCGGCGGTCCTGCTCACCGTGGTGACGGCTGTGACTCCGCTCACCCCGGGCACGATCCCCGGCCCGCCGGGCACCGCCGCCGCGGCCGGCCGGACTCCGGTCCCCGAGGCGTCCCGGGCCCCGCTGCCCCTGGAGCACCTGTTCGACAACCGGGGCATCAGCGACGACGACCGGCCCCAGTACGCGGACCTCGACGGCTCCGGCGCGTCCCTGTCGGCGGGCGATCTCGCGGCGGCGGGCTGGACCCCGGGCCGGACGATGACGGTCGCCGGAGCGCCGCTGACCTGGCCCCGGCCCGTGGACGGCGGATTCGACAACGTCCGGGCGGACGGACAGGCCGTCCGGGTCACCGGGCAGGGCGACGCGCTGGTCCTCCTCGTCACCGGCACCCGGGGCACCGCCACCGGCGACGGCACCGTCCGCTACCGCGACGGGCTGCGCACCCCGTACCGGCTGACCGCCCCCGACTGGCGCGGCGGCCCGCTCGCCACCAAGGCCGTGGCGCTGCCCCATGTGAACAAGCCCTCCGGGCGGCTCACCGAACGCGCCAAGCTGTACGCCGTGACCGTCCCGCTGGTCCCCGGCCGGGAGATCGCCTCGGTCACCCTGCCCCGGGACGGGTCCGGCGCGGACCTCCATGTGTTCGCGATCGGGGTACGGCCCTCGACGACCGGCTGGACCGGCAGCTGGGCGACCTCCACCGGCACCTACGCCAAGGTCGGCCCCTGGACGGACCGCACCCTGCGGCTCGTGGTGCGCACCTCGGCGGGCGGCCCCCGGCTGCGGGTCCGACTCGACAACACGTTCGCCCCGGAGCCGGTACGGATCGGGGCGGCCAGCGTCGCCGTCCGCGACGCCGGGGCGACACCGCGGGACAAGCCCGTCCCGCTGGCCTTCGGCGGCGCGGACGGGACAGAGATCCCGGCGGGCGCCCAGGTCTTCAGCGACCCGCTCCCCTTCGACGTGCCCCCCGGCACGGATCTGCTGGTGAGCTTCCATCTGCCCGGGACGGTCCGGGCCGCTCCCCTGCACCGCGAGTCGGCCCGCACCTCGTACCTCGGCGGGGCGGGCGACCGCACCGGCACGACCGACCCGGCGGCCTTCCCCGAGGAGATCACGACCTGGCCGCTGCTCACCGGGGTCGACGTCGGCGGCGGCCCCGGGTCGGTGGTCGTGATCGGGGACTCCATCACGGACGCGTCGGAGGCGAACCGGGACACCGATCTGCGCTGGACGGACCATCTGACGGCCCGGCTGCACAACCGCCCGCGCGCACCCCGCCACGGCGTCCTCAACCAGGGGATCTCCGCCAACCGCGTCCTCACCGACCGCTACCCCGGCGACGGGGTGTCGAAGGACTCGTCGGGTGTGAGCGTGCTGTCCCGGCTGGACCGCGACGCGCTCGCCCAGACCTCCGCCCGGACCCTGGTGGTCTTCCAGGGCGTCAACGATCTGCGCTGGGGCGCCACGGCCGGGGAGGTGCTGGCGGGGCTGCGGGAGGTCGCCGGCCGGGCACGGGCCCGGGGACTGCGGGTGGTGGTGGCGACGCTCACGCCCTGCGGCGGCGAGAAGCGCTGCACGGCCGCCGTCGACACCGAGCGGCGGGCCGTCAACGACGCGCTGCGCGCCGAGCCGGGGCCGCCCTTCGACGCGGTCCTCGACTTCGACCGGGTGCTGCGCGATCCGGAGCAGCCGTCCCGGATGGCGCCCCGCTACGACAGCGGGGACCATCTGCACCCCGGTGACGCCGGGATGGCCGCGCTGGCGGACTCGGTGGACCTGAGGGAACTGCGCCATTGA
- a CDS encoding exodeoxyribonuclease III has product MRIATWNVNSITARTPRLLAWLESTGTDVLCLQEAKTTEAQFPVAELRELGYESAVHATGRWNGVAVISRVGLEDVVKGLPGDPGYEDVQEPRAVAATCGPVRVWSVYVPNGREVGHAHYAYKLRWFEALRAAVADDAAGSRPFAVLGDYNVAPADEDVWDISVFDGATHVTPAERAALADLRATGLGDVVPRPLKYDHPYTYWDYRQLSFPKNKGMRIDLVYGNEPFTKAVTDAYVDREERKGKGASDHAPVVVDLDV; this is encoded by the coding sequence ATGCGTATCGCCACCTGGAACGTGAACTCGATCACCGCGCGGACCCCCCGTCTGCTGGCCTGGCTGGAGAGCACCGGCACCGATGTGCTGTGTCTCCAGGAGGCGAAGACGACCGAGGCGCAGTTCCCGGTCGCCGAGCTGCGCGAGCTGGGGTACGAGTCGGCGGTCCACGCGACCGGCCGGTGGAACGGCGTCGCGGTGATCTCCCGGGTCGGTCTGGAGGACGTGGTCAAGGGCCTGCCGGGCGACCCGGGCTACGAGGACGTCCAGGAGCCCCGCGCCGTCGCGGCCACCTGCGGTCCGGTCCGGGTCTGGTCGGTGTACGTGCCGAACGGCCGGGAGGTCGGGCACGCGCACTACGCGTACAAGCTCCGCTGGTTCGAGGCGCTGAGGGCGGCCGTCGCGGACGACGCGGCGGGCAGCCGCCCGTTCGCCGTCCTCGGTGACTACAACGTCGCCCCGGCCGACGAGGACGTCTGGGACATCTCCGTCTTCGACGGCGCCACCCATGTCACCCCCGCGGAGCGGGCCGCGCTCGCCGACCTGCGCGCCACGGGCCTCGGCGATGTCGTCCCGCGCCCCCTGAAGTACGACCACCCGTACACGTACTGGGACTACCGCCAGCTCAGCTTCCCGAAGAACAAGGGCATGCGGATCGACCTCGTGTACGGGAACGAGCCCTTCACCAAGGCCGTCACCGACGCGTACGTGGACCGTGAGGAGCGCAAGGGCAAGGGCGCGTCCGACCACGCTCCCGTCGTGGTCGACCTGGACGTCTGA
- a CDS encoding MBL fold metallo-hydrolase, with protein MKLTKKTHACVRLEKDGRSLVVDPGGYTEEDATRGAAAILVTHEHPDHFSEERLRAALDADPATTVWTLRSVAAQLSAAYPGRIRTVGHGDTFSVAGFDIEVHGELHAVIHPDIPRITNVGFLVDGSVFHPGDALTVPGRPVDTLMLPVHAPWNKISEVIDYVREVGPRRAYDIHDALLTDLARPLYDRQIGSLGGAEHLRLAPGGTADL; from the coding sequence ATGAAGCTCACCAAGAAGACACACGCGTGCGTACGGCTGGAGAAGGACGGCCGCTCCCTGGTGGTCGACCCCGGCGGGTACACGGAGGAGGACGCCACCCGGGGGGCCGCGGCGATCCTCGTCACGCATGAGCACCCCGACCACTTCAGCGAGGAACGTCTGCGGGCCGCGCTGGACGCCGACCCGGCCACCACCGTGTGGACGCTCCGGTCGGTCGCCGCGCAGCTGTCCGCCGCGTACCCGGGACGGATCCGCACGGTCGGGCACGGCGACACCTTCTCGGTCGCGGGCTTCGACATCGAGGTCCACGGCGAACTGCACGCCGTGATCCACCCGGACATCCCCCGGATCACCAATGTGGGATTCCTGGTCGACGGTTCGGTCTTCCACCCGGGCGACGCGCTCACCGTTCCGGGCCGCCCGGTGGACACGCTGATGCTGCCGGTGCACGCGCCCTGGAACAAGATCTCCGAGGTGATCGACTACGTCCGCGAGGTCGGGCCGCGCCGCGCCTACGACATCCATGACGCGCTGCTCACCGACCTGGCCCGGCCCCTCTACGACCGCCAGATCGGGTCCCTCGGCGGAGCCGAGCACCTGCGGCTGGCCCCCGGCGGCACCGCCGACCTGTAG
- the pcaDC gene encoding bifunctional 3-oxoadipate enol-lactonase/4-carboxymuconolactone decarboxylase PcaDC, producing MTETPPNTLQHRFDGPEDAPVLVIGPSLGTTWHMWDRQVPELAGQWRVLRFDLPGHGGAPARPVSSVGELSDRLVALLDELGVQRFGYAGCAFAGAIGIDLALRQPHRVASLALIASSPRFGTPDEFRQRGVVVRTNGLDPIARSSPERWFTPGFAAAQPAITEWAVQMVRTTDPGCYIAACEALATFDARAALARIGVPTLVLVGSEDKVTGPAEARTLVAGIPDARLAVVPGASHLAAVEQPVAVTDLLVRHFSTSWAAQSDATGQHRLVTTATVPAPAAPPAAVAVAAIAPAAEQSGGRPTGDAYEAGLKVRREVLGDAHVDRTLDAADDFSEDFQRFVTRYAWGEVWDRPGLDRRLRSTAALSALVAGGHTEELATHTRAALRNGLTPAEIKEILLQAAVYCGVPAANRAFRAAQQVIREETTPQE from the coding sequence GTGACTGAGACACCACCGAACACCCTGCAACACCGCTTTGACGGGCCAGAAGACGCTCCGGTCCTGGTGATCGGGCCTTCCCTGGGTACCACATGGCACATGTGGGACCGCCAGGTCCCGGAGCTCGCCGGTCAGTGGCGCGTCCTGCGGTTCGATCTGCCCGGCCACGGAGGCGCCCCCGCCCGCCCGGTGTCCTCCGTCGGGGAACTGTCCGACCGGCTGGTGGCACTGCTCGACGAGCTGGGTGTCCAGCGCTTCGGCTACGCGGGCTGTGCCTTCGCGGGCGCCATAGGGATCGACCTCGCGCTGCGCCAGCCCCACCGGGTCGCCTCGCTGGCCCTGATCGCCTCCTCGCCCCGGTTCGGCACCCCCGACGAGTTCCGCCAGCGCGGGGTCGTCGTACGGACCAACGGGCTCGACCCGATCGCGCGGTCGTCGCCCGAGCGCTGGTTCACCCCCGGGTTCGCCGCGGCCCAGCCCGCGATCACCGAGTGGGCCGTGCAGATGGTGCGCACCACCGACCCGGGCTGCTACATCGCCGCCTGCGAGGCGCTCGCCACCTTCGACGCGCGGGCCGCGCTCGCCCGGATAGGAGTGCCGACGCTGGTCCTCGTCGGCTCCGAGGACAAGGTCACCGGGCCCGCCGAGGCACGGACCCTTGTCGCCGGCATCCCCGACGCCCGGCTCGCCGTCGTCCCCGGCGCCTCCCATCTGGCCGCCGTGGAACAGCCCGTCGCGGTCACCGATCTGCTCGTACGGCACTTCTCCACGTCCTGGGCCGCGCAGTCCGACGCGACCGGACAGCACCGGCTCGTCACCACGGCGACCGTCCCCGCCCCGGCCGCACCGCCCGCGGCGGTCGCCGTCGCCGCCATCGCGCCCGCCGCGGAACAGTCCGGCGGCAGGCCCACGGGCGACGCCTACGAGGCGGGGCTGAAGGTACGCCGCGAAGTGCTCGGCGACGCGCACGTGGACCGTACGCTCGACGCCGCCGACGACTTCTCGGAGGACTTCCAGCGGTTCGTGACCCGCTACGCCTGGGGCGAGGTGTGGGACCGCCCCGGACTCGACCGGCGGCTGCGCAGCACGGCCGCCCTCAGCGCGCTGGTGGCGGGCGGCCACACCGAGGAACTGGCCACCCACACCCGGGCCGCGCTGCGCAACGGGCTCACCCCCGCGGAGATCAAGGAGATCCTGCTCCAGGCCGCCGTCTACTGCGGTGTGCCCGCTGCCAACCGCGCCTTCCGTGCCGCCCAGCAGGTCATCCGGGAGGAGACGACCCCGCAGGAGTGA
- a CDS encoding tyrosine-type recombinase/integrase, giving the protein MSVLTDPIKKLPPNSKGKIRYRFVVDAGIDPESGKRKQVRRTFDSLKEARAEYASIANRRHEGSFVPPNKITVNEWLDRWLAMKAEDLEETTIYNYRITLDRVRGRLGNIRLQDLTEEHVEEWRDWALSHGRVRGKRVGTPLSVTSVDMSLGRLKEALGRAVTRRLVYVNAATHVTIPRRARKEERKAKEEVRPWNVQEVQEFIHGIRGERLYAGLLLSLMGLRPAEVCGLRWEDVDLENAIIIIANTRTMMGNRYVVEKDTKSLSGERALPLPAPVLGALKAFRALQAEERIILGEAYVVSGYVLVHEAGDAFTIKQLRRRAYRLMEVLGLRRVRLYDARSSCFTFLANNGVPDHILARWAGHTNIKTTKRWYVKPDVEDLRGAAATWGGLHGATEEEA; this is encoded by the coding sequence GTGAGTGTTCTGACCGATCCCATCAAGAAACTTCCGCCGAACTCGAAGGGGAAGATTAGATACCGTTTTGTTGTCGACGCAGGAATCGACCCCGAAAGCGGGAAGCGTAAGCAGGTGAGGCGCACCTTTGACTCGTTGAAGGAAGCTAGAGCTGAGTATGCGAGCATAGCTAATCGGCGGCATGAGGGATCGTTTGTGCCGCCCAACAAGATTACTGTGAATGAGTGGCTCGACCGATGGCTGGCCATGAAGGCGGAGGATCTCGAAGAAACCACCATATACAATTACCGGATTACCCTGGACCGAGTTCGGGGGAGGCTAGGAAACATCCGCCTCCAGGATCTTACTGAAGAGCACGTGGAAGAGTGGAGGGACTGGGCGCTTTCGCATGGCCGTGTGCGTGGCAAAAGGGTCGGGACGCCACTCAGTGTCACGAGTGTGGATATGAGCCTCGGACGGCTGAAGGAAGCGCTGGGAAGAGCCGTTACCCGGCGGTTGGTGTACGTAAATGCCGCTACACACGTGACCATTCCACGGAGGGCGCGTAAGGAGGAGCGGAAAGCTAAGGAGGAAGTGCGGCCCTGGAACGTCCAGGAGGTTCAGGAGTTCATCCATGGCATCAGAGGAGAGCGCCTGTACGCTGGCCTCCTTCTATCGCTGATGGGGCTTCGTCCAGCTGAAGTCTGCGGCCTTCGATGGGAAGACGTCGACCTGGAGAACGCCATCATCATCATTGCCAACACACGTACGATGATGGGCAACCGGTACGTCGTGGAGAAGGACACCAAATCCCTTTCGGGTGAGCGTGCTCTGCCGCTGCCAGCTCCGGTGCTAGGTGCCCTCAAGGCATTTCGGGCTCTCCAAGCCGAGGAGAGAATCATTCTGGGGGAGGCGTACGTGGTGTCCGGCTACGTGCTCGTACACGAGGCGGGCGATGCCTTCACGATCAAGCAACTTCGGCGGCGCGCGTACCGGCTTATGGAGGTTCTGGGGCTCCGTCGGGTCAGGCTCTACGACGCACGTTCGTCGTGCTTCACCTTCCTCGCCAACAACGGCGTGCCTGACCACATACTCGCGCGATGGGCCGGGCATACGAATATCAAGACGACCAAGCGGTGGTATGTAAAGCCGGATGTAGAGGATCTTCGTGGAGCCGCCGCCACGTGGGGCGGCCTGCACGGGGCTACGGAGGAGGAAGCGTGA
- a CDS encoding Rossmann-fold NAD(P)-binding domain-containing protein, translating into MDPLTRLMTETSGATRVFGVGSATDSARYRLTLARLLAVPVASVEGRVIGEHGDAAVVCATATRVNGLPTAVPMQAVHKELTARPCRINARLGRARSGPAGAVLTGPHSPPHSAW; encoded by the coding sequence GTGGACCCCCTGACCCGCCTGATGACCGAGACCTCCGGCGCCACCCGCGTCTTCGGCGTCGGCTCGGCCACCGACAGCGCCCGCTACCGTCTCACCCTCGCCCGACTCCTCGCCGTTCCCGTCGCCTCCGTCGAAGGACGCGTGATCGGGGAGCACGGCGACGCCGCCGTGGTGTGCGCCACCGCCACCCGCGTCAACGGCCTCCCCACCGCCGTTCCGATGCAGGCCGTCCACAAGGAACTGACCGCCCGCCCCTGCCGGATCAACGCGCGACTAGGCCGCGCCCGCTCCGGCCCCGCCGGCGCGGTCCTCACCGGACCGCACTCACCGCCGCACTCGGCCTGGTGA